The genomic stretch GGTTTTCATATAGTTTTGTTGCCGCTGCACTTTAAAATGAACGGACAAGTGGTAAGTAAGGCAATACTTCACAAAATTTGGGGCATGAATTTACGGATGCCCCGTTTGAATTGACGAATGCACCAAATGAGTTAACGAAAATCCAAACAGGAAATATTTTTTCCCGTTTTTAACTACTTTTTACAAAGAGTGAATGTTACCAAGAAAACAGTTTTGGTGTATTAAAAAAATTAATGTGGTGATGGAGATTGAGCTTTTGGCTACGAATTCTCGAGTATTTACTTTATTCTTAAAGTATCTCAAAGAACTTTTATATGATAATTTCAATATCTTACTCATATTCGGCACCAGCCTGGAGGCTCGCGCTAGCGGGGGGCAATCAAATCATCAGCCTTTTGGCTCGATAATTTCAGGATTTGATAGGAACCTCCTTAGTTCTAAAATCACCAATCAATCTCCCCTTCTTCTCGCATCTTATATTGTAACGCTGCCAATTTGTAGCCTAAACCAAAAATGTCTTCCGGTTTAAATTTACTTACCCTTAATTTACAAAAATGCACTTCGTCTGGGATATGTTCAATAATTTCAAAATCTGTGCCTCTAAACCTATTATGATTTTCGATAGCTTTCTCTAATAATTCTGGAAAAGTAACTGATACTTTAAAAACTAATTCTTTATCTAACTCCATCGATTAACTTTATTTCTATGTTAGGAAACATCTCACTAAACTGTTGTATAACACCTTGACAAGAGGTACAGTATGGATTTTCTGATACGATTTTTAATGTTCCCTCTATTTTATCGTTTACTTGATTTTTAACTCCTCCTAATTTTTTAGCTAAGTCATTCAACATTCGATATTCCGAATCTGTAATTCTTACCCAACTTCCCGAAACCCCAACTGATTCTACTGCATCAAAAATATGGGTTTCTAATTCAGCATCTTCAATCGAAACACTCTCCCACATTTTATTATTATTGATATCAACATTTGGTATATCCCCTTCCAAATACCCATAATTTCCTCCTCCGGTTTTTCCAGTTCTGTAATCACGTATTTTATTTAGAGCGTCTTTGATTTCTTCAACTGAAGCAAGCTTTGATTTTTTCAATGAACCTATCAGGCTTGTATTGTCTGCACAGCTTCCCAAGGCATTAATGAAAGGCTGTTTTCTACTAGTCTTTAATCCGTCAAACGCTGCTTGTATTGCATCGTCCGCAATTTGTGGGTTGGCTGCCCTAAAAGCATGCACTGCATTGATATTGTCGATACTTTTTAAAGAAGTGCTTCCATTTGAAAGTATTTTCCAACTCTCGACCAAATCAGGGTTCTCCGCAATCGCCTCGGCAAACTCCTTGTCCGTAAGGTCGTCACTTAGCTTTTGGAGCTGCGCCGCATCCAAGTCCAATCTCTTAAGAACATCCACCAACCGCTCCGTCGCCTCCTTGGAGAACTTTACCAAAACGGTGGTGCCATTGGCTAATTTAACAATTTTTCCCGCATTTTTCACCGTAGTGGCATATACCAAGGGTATGGTGGAGGCAAAGGAGATGGCTGCACTGGTACCGTCCCCTTCAATGGTATACCATATGCCGTTGGCCACATCAAAAACCTCTCCGGCCACGGGCACCATGCCCGCGGCATCCAATACCAAATGCCCTGCCGCGGAGCTAAACACCTGCCCAAAAAGGTAATCGAGAGCCGCTGCGGTGTCCACATCATACTCGGGCACAGCGATGGGCTCCCATCTTCCGTTGCCCCTGTTGTACTGGTAGTGGATTATCCAACCTTCTTGGTCGGCAATGGAGTACACATGGGCCACACTACCGTCAATGGCCACCACTTTGCGCAAAAAGCCGCCATAGCCAAAGGGGTTATAGGTTCCCATAAAGTATTCGGTAAACCCGTCGTAGTCCAAGCCTGGCAAACAGGTAGTGTACCCCTGCTTTTCAATGGGCAACAAGTTCCATTGTATATCGCCCCAATCCGTAACCAAGGTTCCCTCGCCTGTTGTGTTTATGCTTTCAGGTTGGTATTGTGCCTCGTACAAAATGGGAGCACAGGTTTTTTCCTCTTTTATGTACCTAAAACGGATGTTTTTCGGGTCTGGAAGTGCTCCAAAATCATAGGGCTCTGAATCTTTATTGATTTTATAGCCCGTAAACTCATTTCCCTTTTTATGGGCTTTGTACTCGCCTGCATTGGTACCATCCTCAATGGTAAAACTCTGTAAGGAACCATAAGCGGTAATCCCGTTTTTGACCGTATAATATTTTACGGGCACCTCTCCAGACAACGCTACGGGTACTCCCGCCGGCGACACATAGACTACAATGTTTGTTTCGGTAGTTCCTTCGAGTGCAAGAGCATCTTCGGGGTCAAAGGCAATTTCATTGGGGCTGGATGAGGCATCTCGGAAACTCTCCGCATCTTGTATACTTTCCTCAAGATCGTTGTACGCCTGTATCTGGTTGGCAGTGTTATAACCCTCTGGGTTGGGGCCTCCTTGGGTGGCCTCGTTTATCAAGTCTAAGCTAGCAGCATTATAGGCACTGTGATTGGCTGCCAGTTCGTTCCTTATGTTTTGGGGAATGGATTCATCGGCCAATAGTTCCTCCACATAACTTTCCTGCTGCTCGTTTTCAGTTTCAAGTTGCTCTATTTGCTCTGGAGTTCCAGTAAAGTTTTGGAGCAGCTCCCGTATGGACGAAGCAAGCTCCCCTACCGTCTCCACCACATCGCCCGTGTCCACAATACTGCCCATGGTGGGGTCATACTCTGTGATCACGGTACCTTGGGCAAGCTGCCTGTCCGTGTTCACCAATATATTGGTGAAGTGCACCGCCAGTTTTATGTTGCCCAAATAGGGCAAGCGGGTATAGCCCCTCCCCGTAAAGTAACCGTTGCCGCCGTGCACCTCGGTGGCCACCACTTGGAAGTCGCCCGCGGTAAAGCTCTCGCCTACGCCCAATTGGGGCAAGGGGTCTTGGTTGGTAATGTCCACATCGGGAGACACGCCGCATTGGTACAGATCCTCTTCCTCGGTCTCCAGATTGGTGGTAAACTGCCGTAGGGGGCTCCAATCGCTCTCGGCCACGGCACAGGTCTTTTGTAACTGGTATTCATAGGTGGTGTCGGCCTGTAAATCCCAAAGCGTAGTCCAGTTGGCTGTGGTCTGGTTATGGAACCATGCGTTCCCGTTGCCCTTGGCACGGTACCGTACCTTAAACTGGGGTACGCTGGTACTGTTGTCCTCCCAAAAAATGTTGGCTTGGTTGGCGCCCCTTACCTCATGGTATATGCCATTGGGCACGTAGCAGCCTTCTATATGCTTGAACGAAAATATTTGGCTGTACCCTTGGTTCAGGAACATGCCAATGTCCTCTGCTCCCTGTTTGGCCCTAGCCTGTACACGCCAAGCGTATGTTCTGTTGGGCAGCAGCATGGGGTCGCTTGGGCCATACACGTAGGTGGTGGCATTGGTGGTAGTGGTGAACATGGGTGTAGAGCCCAAAAAAGCGGCCTGGGGGTCCAATGCGTTGTCCCAAATCTCCACCAAACTGAGCTCGTACTCCACTTGGCTTACGTTGATGTGCCGTGGCGTCCATTGGAACACAATGTTCTGAGGGCTACGTTCCACGATATCGCTTCCATTTTCGGGCAATACCAAGATGGGCGGACTGTTCTTGAATACGTTTATAGCGGTACAGGCGTTGTTGGAGAGCCGTTTGCCCGTGAGGACATCGAACACCTGAAAACAGACTTGATAAACGCCATCGGGGATGGGACTGCCGTACACATTGGGGGTTATCCCCGTAAGGTTGCCGAACTCAAAATACGGGGCGAGCTGGGTATGTTCCAGCACGGTGGGGATGCCGCCTTCCAAAAAGAACGGTGTGGCCCCGATGACATTTTCGTTGCTCTGGAAACCGATGCCGTTCCCGTTGAACGATACCTGTAAACGTACCTGCCGGTCGGAAATCTGGAAATCGTTGAGTACAATTTGTACCCGCAACGGTCCGTTCAGTGTCCCTGCATTGGCAAAATCGGAGAAATTGGCAGGTGCGGGAGGGTTGGCCTGCGCAATCACTTGTACGGGAAAGGACTGGGCTATGGACAGATGGCTGTGCAGCAGTAAGCAGCATAACATTGGCCAGTACAACCATTTTCTTTTTGCTGTGTAGACGGTCATTTTCATAAGTAGGCATTTTAATCGGCAGGCTTGGGGCGGCACTGTCTTTGTTTATTCTTTTGTCTTGTTCAATTCCTCAAAACGATGGAGCTCCTTCAAAAAAGCAATCGCTACGTCCTTCAATCGGTCTGTATTGTTA from Flagellimonas oceani encodes the following:
- a CDS encoding deaminase domain-containing protein, which gives rise to MKMTVYTAKRKWLYWPMLCCLLLHSHLSIAQSFPVQVIAQANPPAPANFSDFANAGTLNGPLRVQIVLNDFQISDRQVRLQVSFNGNGIGFQSNENVIGATPFFLEGGIPTVLEHTQLAPYFEFGNLTGITPNVYGSPIPDGVYQVCFQVFDVLTGKRLSNNACTAINVFKNSPPILVLPENGSDIVERSPQNIVFQWTPRHINVSQVEYELSLVEIWDNALDPQAAFLGSTPMFTTTTNATTYVYGPSDPMLLPNRTYAWRVQARAKQGAEDIGMFLNQGYSQIFSFKHIEGCYVPNGIYHEVRGANQANIFWEDNSTSVPQFKVRYRAKGNGNAWFHNQTTANWTTLWDLQADTTYEYQLQKTCAVAESDWSPLRQFTTNLETEEEDLYQCGVSPDVDITNQDPLPQLGVGESFTAGDFQVVATEVHGGNGYFTGRGYTRLPYLGNIKLAVHFTNILVNTDRQLAQGTVITEYDPTMGSIVDTGDVVETVGELASSIRELLQNFTGTPEQIEQLETENEQQESYVEELLADESIPQNIRNELAANHSAYNAASLDLINEATQGGPNPEGYNTANQIQAYNDLEESIQDAESFRDASSSPNEIAFDPEDALALEGTTETNIVVYVSPAGVPVALSGEVPVKYYTVKNGITAYGSLQSFTIEDGTNAGEYKAHKKGNEFTGYKINKDSEPYDFGALPDPKNIRFRYIKEEKTCAPILYEAQYQPESINTTGEGTLVTDWGDIQWNLLPIEKQGYTTCLPGLDYDGFTEYFMGTYNPFGYGGFLRKVVAIDGSVAHVYSIADQEGWIIHYQYNRGNGRWEPIAVPEYDVDTAAALDYLFGQVFSSAAGHLVLDAAGMVPVAGEVFDVANGIWYTIEGDGTSAAISFASTIPLVYATTVKNAGKIVKLANGTTVLVKFSKEATERLVDVLKRLDLDAAQLQKLSDDLTDKEFAEAIAENPDLVESWKILSNGSTSLKSIDNINAVHAFRAANPQIADDAIQAAFDGLKTSRKQPFINALGSCADNTSLIGSLKKSKLASVEEIKDALNKIRDYRTGKTGGGNYGYLEGDIPNVDINNNKMWESVSIEDAELETHIFDAVESVGVSGSWVRITDSEYRMLNDLAKKLGGVKNQVNDKIEGTLKIVSENPYCTSCQGVIQQFSEMFPNIEIKLIDGVR